The segment ACTAAGAATTGAAGATACAGATCAAGGAAGATACGTTGAAGGTGCCGTTGATGTAATATATAAAACATTAAAAATGACTGGATTAAAACATGATGAAGGTCCGGATATCGGTGGTCCTGTAGGTCCTTACATTCAAAGCGAGAGACGTGGAACTTACTTAGACTATGCAAAAGAGTTAATTGAAAAAGGTGAAGCTTATCACTGCTTCTGTGATAAAGAAAGACTTGATTCATTAAAAGAAACATCTGGTACTTTTAAATATGATGGTCATTGTAGAAATCTTTCTAAAGAAAAAGTTGAAGAAAATTTAGCATCAGGTATACCTTATGTTATAAGACAAAAAAATCCTTTAAATGGTGAAACAACTTTTGAAGATGAAATCTACGGAACAATTACAGTAGATAATTCAGAACTTGAAGACATGATATTAATTAAATCAGATGGTCTTCCAACATATAACTTTGCAAATGTTATAGATGATTATTTAATGGGAATAACTCACGTTGTACGTGGAAATGAATACTTATCTTCTGCTCCAAAATACAACAGATTATATAATGCTTTTGGATGGGATATACCAACTTATATTCACTGTCCTCCAATTATGAAAGATGCTCATAATAAATTAAGTAAGAGAAATGGAGATGCTTCTTTTGAAGATTTACTTGCAAAAGGATATCTAAAAGATGCAGTTGTAAACTTTATAGCTCTTCTTGGATGGAATCCAGGAACTAATCAAGAAATATTTACTCTTGAAGAATTAGTTGAACAATTTGATTATAGAAATATTCATAAAGCTCCATCTATATTTGATACTGTAAAATTAAAATGGATGAATGGCGAATATATAAAGAAACTTTCTCTTGAAGAATTCCATGAATATGCATTACCCTACTATAAAGAAGTCTTCACAGAAGAAGAAATGAAAAAGTACAACTTACTAAAATTAAGTGAACAAGTACAAACTAGAATTGAAGTATTTACTGAAATACCTGAACTTGTAGGCTTTGTAAAAGAATTACCTGATTATGATATTTCAATATATGCTCATAAAAAAATGAAAACTAATTCTGAAAACTCATTAGTAACTTTAGAAAAAGCACTTCCTGCTCTAGAAAATTTACAAGATTGGACTTTTGATAGTCTTAATGATGTAATCTATGCATTAGTTAAAGAATTAGAAGTTAAAAATGGAGTTGTTTTCTGGCCTGTTAGAACTGCTTTATCTGGAGAAGCTTCTTCACCTGGTGGAGCTTTTGAACTTGCTGAAATCCTAGGAAAAGAAGAATCTTTAAGAAGAATTAGAATCGGAATCGAAAAATTACAGCAAGCAAATGCTTAATAACTATAAAAAACCCTCTCTATATATTATAGAGAGGATTTTTTATGCATATTTATTATTTAATTATATTCCAAGACTTATCAACCTTTTTGCAATTCAATCCGATATTCTTTTCTCTTTTCTCTATTTTATCATTAACTTTATTTAAAATTTCAGCATTAAATAATATATATGCTGTATCATCTGCTATCTTAACTTCTTTCACTGAAACTTTTCCTACTTTTAATATATTATTTTTTAGACGTGCTTCATCTTCAGTTTTATCTTTCCATTTGTTAATAACAGTTTTCATAACTTCTTTATTCTTAGTATCTATATTTGCCGGTTCAATAATTTCAAATTTTGCTACATCCTCAATTTTATTAGATTTTATAACTATAAATTTCCCATATATGTCTTTTTTTAATTTTTTTCCAGATTCTGATTTAATATTTTTAGTTATAAATATATAATAATTTTGTTGCTCTTCATACTTTTTTTCTGAAGTAATTTTAATTGAAGTTCCATCTTCATTTAAAGTAAGTTTTACTGGCTCTATTTCTCCATCTTCTTTTACTACAATTATATTATCTTCATTTACACTATTTTTATCTAATTTTTTATTAAATCTTATAGTCCATTCCTTATCTTTATCAACCTTATTGCCTTGCTTTGGAACTATTTCTGTATAATTAGCTGGATTCTTATCTATTTTTTGTCCATAACATATAATCCCAGAGTTAGAAGTTCCAATATAAACTCGTCCATCTTTTCCTTTAAGCATACTATTTATACTATCATTTGACCCAATATCATAAAGCCCTATAAATTTTTCTTCTACTCGTTTTTTAGTATAAATCATATTTTTTCCGATCCATAATATTAACTTACCATCATCAGTCTTTTTTAAACCTCTAATTTCATTATAAGTCTTCATAAGCCCTAAGCCTTCATTGCTAAACCTATCATCTTCTTGTGGAAGTAAGTTTTCATCTAATTTATAAACTTTATATTCATTTTTATTATCTTTGTATACAAATTCAAATTCATCTTTTTCATTTAAAAATATATTTATTGGCTCTTTTCCATCTTGAAATCTATAGTTGATTGTTCTAAAATTCTTACCATCTAATTTATTAAATTTTATACCTTTTCTTGTTCGTGTAATCACATATACATCTTTATTTTTATCTTTTAATAATATATTTTCATCAGCTACTTCATCCGGATAAATTTTTGATAAAGGAATTTTATCTATATTTTTATCCTTATCTATTATATAAATATTTTTTATTCCAACTATATAAATATTGTCATTTTTATCAACGCTTATATTACTTGCAAATTCATTATATTCTTCTTTATTAAATTTAATATATTCTTCCATAGAATGATTTTTTACTTTGTAAAGTGTATTATACTTTAATAAATATACTTCTCCATTATATACCATTGAATTACAATATGTTGAAAAGTTAGTTCTTATTTTATTATTTAAAATAAATTTATCATCTTTTAAAGTAACATCTAATACAACATCATCATCCATTTTGTAATCTAATTTCTCATCATATTCGTCACTTAAAATTCTAATTTGTGAATCTTTATCTTTTAATACAACAGCAGAATTTCCAACATAGCTATCGACTGAAACTTCTTCATCTTGTCCATTTATTTTTATTGTAAATCCTCTAGTATTTTTTATAACAATATTATCTTTTGAGTATACACTAAATTCTTTACTATCTTTTGCTACATTATAAACATCTTTAATCTTATCATTATAAACTTCTTTGATTTTATCATTATCCAAAATCCAAATATTATATTTACTATCTATAGTTATATCTTTTATATCTTTACCATTAAATAATTTTAACCTCGCTCCACTTGGTGATAAATATTCTACTTTTTCTTTAGATATAGTCCAAATACATCCATTTTCATCTATAACATAATCTCTAATATCATTCTTAATCCTAATATTTTTTTCTTCTCCGTTTTTTGATATACTTTTTAATATATATTGATTGTTTCCACTTTTATCTATCTGTGTAACCTTGAAATATACTGTTTCACCATTATCAACTTTTACATTTATAATAGCATTATTATAACTATCCTTTTCTCCTTCTTTTATAACATATTTTTCTTTTGTAGCCTGTTTTCCTTTATCACTAATTTTTAATAATTTATATTGTTTTTTATCACTTTCATATATTGATAACCATATATTTTTATTGTTGTCTATAAGAAATTCTTGTAGTTTATCATTATTGTTAATATCAACATATTTACTTACATTAGTAATTTTACTAGATAAATTCTTAGTATCTATTGTTAATATTTCATATTGTCCATTTTTCTTATATGGAGATACATATACATATCTATCATCTCTTTGAATATTTGTAGAACATAATATTTCATTTTTACTAAAATCGTATTTATTAGCTTTTCCATCTTTTATAAAATACAACGCCATTTTAGTCAAAACTACTGTACAATCTTCAAATTGTTTTACTTTTAACACTTTTTCTTTAATATCATATTTATTTCCTACTTTAGTTGAACTTTTATCATATTTTGTATAAATTTCTGTAGCTTGTACATTTTCATTCCCAAAATTAATAGGTGTTAAAGCAAACGTAAATACACTTGCAATCATCAGTGCAATACTTCTTCTGTGTTTCATATTTATTCCTCCATTTACATAATAAACTTTATAAATATTATACTACACTTACCACCATACCTTAAGTTGTTTTTGTTATATTTTGCTTAAAACAATAAAAATCTGGCAGCATTCGCCACCAGATTATCTATATTAATTGAGTATTGAAAGGGATCAAATTAACGACACACTTTGTCAGGATTTAAAATATTTTTTTCATCAAAAGCCTTCTTAATACCTCTCATTATGTTCATATAACTATCTCCATACTGTTCAAACATATATTCTTTCTTAGCATAACCAATTCCATGTTCACCAGATACAAGTCCATTTAGTTCTTGTGATTTTTTATACATGCATTCAAACAACTTACTTAAATTATCTTTCCAATCTTTATCATTTAAATCATCCCTACAAATGTATACATGTAAATTTCCATCTCCAGCATGACCAAAGCTTGGTATTCTCATATTAAACTCTTTTTCTAGTTCATGAGTATATTTTATAAATGTTGCTACTTTATTTCTTGGAACAACAACATCACATTCATCCATCTCAGTAGTTGATGCTTTAATTGCTTCAAGGAATGCTCCTCTAGCTGACCATACAGATTCTTTTCTTTCATCTGTATCAACTATGAATATATCTAATGCTCCTTCTTTTAAGCAAAGATCAGCAACAGTTTCATAGTCTTTTTCAACTTGTTCTGTACTATTTCCATCGAATGTTAATAGAAGATATGCATCTGATGAAGTATCAGGGAATTTCTTTCCTAAATACTCTTCAGCACATAGTATTACTTCTCTTTGCATAAATTCTATTGCTGTTGGTACTGCCTTTGATTTTATAATCTTTGGAACCATTTCAATTGCTGTATCTATATCGTTATATGGTATAAGTAAACTTATTGATTTTTTAGGTAGTGGTAATAATTTCAATATAGCTTTTGTTACTATACCTAAAGTACCTTCTGAACCGATAATTAAATCTTTCAAACTATATCCAGAACTATTTTTAACTACTTTTCCACCAAGCTGCACAACATCGCCATTTGGAAGAACTACTTCAAGACCACGAACATAGTCTCTTGTAACACCATATTTAACAGCTCTCATTCCCCCAGCATTTGTGCTTATGTTTCCACCTATTGTAGCACTCTTTTCACCTGGGTCTGGTGGATAGAAAAGATCATTTTCTTCTACATATTTTCCTATCTCCATCAAAAGTACACCTGGTTCTAATGTAAGAGTTAAATTTTCTTCATCTAATTCTAATATATGATTCATTTCAGTAGTTTCAAGCATTATTCCTCCATGTAGTGGAACGGAAGCCCCTACAAGTCCTGTACCTGAACCTCTTACAACTACTGGTATAGTATTTTCATATGCATATTTCATTATTTTAGAAACTGCTTCTGTTGAATGAACTCTTACTAAAACATCTGGATAATTACTTATTCCACCTAATTCGTCATGACTATAATCTTCATTTATTTCATCACCATATAGGACATTATCGTTACCTACTACTAATTTTAAGAATTCTAAGTCTTTATTATCTATTTTTTTGTATTCGCACATTGCTATAACCTCCCCATTTTAGAAGCTAAGGGATAGCTTCTTATATAAATCCGTAATTTGTTTTTAAGTATTCCTTATAAACTTGAAGCAACTTCTGTTATCGCTTCTTCCCTATCTAATTGTTGTATTAAGTTTGGTATTATTTCATAAAGATCTCCAACTATTCCATAGTGTGCTACATTAAATATTGAAGCATTTGGATCTTTATTTATAGCAATTATTGTATCTGAATTATTCATTCCAGCTACAAATTGTACTGATCCTTGAATTCCTACAGTAATTATTAATTTAGGTTTGACAGTTCTTCCACTAAGTCCTATTTGTTGTTTTGCATCTATCCAGCCTGCTTCAACAAGAGGTCTTGTTCCAGCTATTTGGCCACCTAACTTATTAGCTAGTTCTTCAATAAGTTTCATATCTTTTTCTGATTTAATTCCTCTACCTGCTGCTATTATAACTTCTGCATCAGATATACTTATTTCTTTTTCCTTTTTAGTTATACTAAGAACCTTTATTCCTGATTCAAACTTGTTTGAATCCATTTCACAGTTTACAATCTCTCCTTTATATTCTTCACTTCTTTCTAAAGGTGAGAATATTTTATATCTAACTGTGGCAAATTGAGGTCTATTATTGCTAGTTATAATTTGAGCCATTATGTTTCCACCAAAAGCTGGTCTTATTTGAACTAGGTCTGTATTCTCTTTCATATCAAGTATCGTACAGTCTGCTGTAAGTCCAGTTTTAAATCTAGCTGCAACTCTTGGTGCAAGTGATCTACCAACTGTAGTTGCTCCAACTAAAATTGATGATGGCTTAACCTTTTGTATAAAATCTTCAAATGCTGCTGCATATGGTTCTATTCTGAATTCCTTTAGTTCTTCATAATCATAAACAAATACTTTATCTGCTCCATAGTGTAATAGCTCTTCTGCTTTATCTTTGATATTATGACCTATAAATAAAGCATATACTGGATGATTTATCTTTCCTGCAAGTTCTTTTCCTTTTCCTATAAGTTCATATGTTACAGGGTGAATCTCTCCTTCTACATGGTCAACATATACTGTTATTCCCTTCCAAAGATCTTTATCTATATGTTGAGTTTCTTCCTCTACATATTCAACTACATCTTTTGGACCTTTTCTAACACATAGCTTACACATCTTACATGCTGCTGATATTTCTAATTTTCCATTTTTCTCTTCCATAGCTCCAAACGGACAAACTTTTATCAACTCTTCAATAACTTCTTTGTTTAATCTATCTTCATGAATAACTAATTTTCCCATAATAAATCCCCCTTGATTTTTTTAAAGCAATAGGTCTTATTTAGGTGCTAGGAACCCTTTATACCGAATTATAAGTTCCATGTACCAGGTTCTAAATATATATTCTAGTTTTATACAAATTTAAGTTCTTTAAGTTTTTCTAGCAATTTATCTGTAAGCTCTTCTCCATTTCCTTCCCACATCTCTTTATCTGTATTTACTTCTGGTGGGAATATCCTCTCAACTTGTGTTGCCGAACCATTTAATCCGTAATGATTTTCTTCTATATCTTCAAAATCTTTTAATCCAAATACTTTGATTTCCTTTTCTTTAGTTGATAACTTCATTTTATAAGATGGTAGTCTTGATGTAAAAATATCCTTTTCTACAGTTATGAGACATGGATACTTAATTTCTTGTATTTCTACTGTTTCGGGCATATCCATTTCAACTGTTATTGACTTTTCCTTAACTTCTACAATTCTTCTGACATTAGCTACATGTGGAATTTTTAAATATTCTGCCATTTCAGGTCCAACCTGAGCTGTATCCCCATCTGTTGTCTGTTTACCACATATTATAAGATCAGGATTTCCTGTCATTTTAACTCCTTGAGATATTGTATACGCTGTTGCAAGTACATCTGCACCAGCAAATTTTCTATCTGAAAGTAATGTACCTTCATCCGCCCCCATCATAAAAGCTTCTTTTATTATTTCTTTAGCTTGAGGTGGGCCCATTGTTATTACATTTACTTCTCCGCCTTTTTGTTGTCTAATTCTAAAGGCTGTTTCTAGGGCGAATAAATCATAAGGATTCATTTTTGAATCTATGCCGTCTCTTTTTAGTACTCCTGTAATAGGATCTACTTCGACTTTGCTTGTTCCAGGTACTTGTTTAATACAAACTAGAATTTCCATAATTAATCCCCCAATCAGATATTTAAAATTTAAGGTAAGTCATCCTACCATTTTTATTATATCTATGTTATCTTTTTATTTTTAATCTTACTGCGGAGCAAAACCTCCTCCAAAGTAAGCAATACAACCTAAAATGATTACATATGCTAAACAGAATTTAAGTGTTCCATTAAGTATCTTACCTTCTGTTCCTTGTATTCCAGTAGCTGCTGTTGCAACCGCGATACTTTGTGGTGAGATCATCTTTCCTGCTGTAGCTCCACCTGTATTAGCTGCTGCAAGCCAATAAGGACTTAAATGTAATTTATTCGCAACTTCAACTTGAAGTTCTCCGAATAATACATTAGCTGAAGTATCACTACCAGTTACAAAAGTTCCAAGTGCTCCTATTACTGGTGATATAAATGGATAGAAACCACCTGTAACTACAACTAAAACATCTGCTATAGATCTTATCATTCCACTATATCCCATTACCTTAGCAAGAGAAACTATTGATACTATTGTTATAGCTGACTTTGTCATTTGTTTTGCTGTATCAAACAACACTTTCATAATTTCACCAAATTTAGCACCTTGAATCAATCCACCTATACATGTTGCTATTATTATAAGTGTACCTGGAGTTGCTATCCATTTAAATGTATACGGTTTCGCTCCTGGACCTGTGTATATAGGCACTGATGTTTTTATTTGTGATAATGCAGTATTAATTGTTGAGAATAATGGGCTTGTAACAATTATTATTAAGAATACTAAAATAAATGGTATCCAAGCTATTACTCCTTTTTTTAATGAGATCTTTTCAATATCTTTAGCTGCTGTATCCTTATAGAATACTTTAGCCATTAATATAGTAACTCCCATACAAACTATACTTCCAAGTAAAGCTGGTAATTCAGCTCCCATATATTTTGCTGCTAACACTTCTGGTATTGCAAAAGCAAGTCCTGAAGCTATAGATATACCAAATACTCCTTTTATTGCTTTTACATTTTTTTCTGTTATCATTACTAATAATATTGGTACTATTGCTATTAATACTCCAAGTTGAAGCGCAACTGCATAACTAAGCATTCCTGGGTCTAATCCTGCTACTTTAGCAAGAGTTGATACCGGAATTCCTATAGCTCCAAAAGCTGTTGGAGTAGTGTTTGCTATAAGACAAATTATTGCTGCAAATACTGGATCAAATCCCAAAGCTGCCATAATACTTGCTGGTATTGCAACTGCTGTTCCAAAACCGGCTATTGCTTCCAAAAATCCTCCAAATCCCCAAGCTAGTATTAATACTAGGATTCTTTTATCTGTTGTAATGCTTGTCATTATTTTCTTTATAATATCCATACTTTTTGTATACATAGAAAGATTATACGTAAAAACTGCTGCTATAATTACTAACATGATCGGCCAAATTGCAAGCGCTGTACCTTCAAGCGTTGCTGTAAGTGCATCTAATATTGGCATTTTCCATACTACAACTGCTAGTACAATTATTAAAGCTAGAGTAGCTGGACAGGTTTTATGTCCTGGCATTTTTAAAGCACCTAATGATACCATTAACCATACTATAGGAATAAGTGCTATTAAACATAATAAATACATATTCATATTTTCCCCTCCAAAATGAATTCTAAATTTTAGTTAATTTATTAATTGGTATGACCATCTTTCCTTTAATTTCATATTATCATAATGTTCACACAATTTCTATAATTGTTATTTTTTTAACATTTCAAATTTTACCGAAAATATAGCGCGTGATAACGTTTCCACCGCATATCTATTAAATACTTTTAGTATAAATTTCTAAAACATATTTTTGGTGTTATTGTTTGTTATTTATTTAACAACCTTGTCGATAAATAATACTGGGATCTGAAATACACGTAATATTTCAGATCCCAGTATTACGCTTTACTAATTGTTAAATCCTGATTTATTAAATC is part of the Clostridium botulinum genome and harbors:
- a CDS encoding L-lactate permease — its product is MNMYLLCLIALIPIVWLMVSLGALKMPGHKTCPATLALIIVLAVVVWKMPILDALTATLEGTALAIWPIMLVIIAAVFTYNLSMYTKSMDIIKKIMTSITTDKRILVLILAWGFGGFLEAIAGFGTAVAIPASIMAALGFDPVFAAIICLIANTTPTAFGAIGIPVSTLAKVAGLDPGMLSYAVALQLGVLIAIVPILLVMITEKNVKAIKGVFGISIASGLAFAIPEVLAAKYMGAELPALLGSIVCMGVTILMAKVFYKDTAAKDIEKISLKKGVIAWIPFILVFLIIIVTSPLFSTINTALSQIKTSVPIYTGPGAKPYTFKWIATPGTLIIIATCIGGLIQGAKFGEIMKVLFDTAKQMTKSAITIVSIVSLAKVMGYSGMIRSIADVLVVVTGGFYPFISPVIGALGTFVTGSDTSANVLFGELQVEVANKLHLSPYWLAAANTGGATAGKMISPQSIAVATAATGIQGTEGKILNGTLKFCLAYVIILGCIAYFGGGFAPQ
- a CDS encoding FAD-binding oxidoreductase encodes the protein MCEYKKIDNKDLEFLKLVVGNDNVLYGDEINEDYSHDELGGISNYPDVLVRVHSTEAVSKIMKYAYENTIPVVVRGSGTGLVGASVPLHGGIMLETTEMNHILELDEENLTLTLEPGVLLMEIGKYVEENDLFYPPDPGEKSATIGGNISTNAGGMRAVKYGVTRDYVRGLEVVLPNGDVVQLGGKVVKNSSGYSLKDLIIGSEGTLGIVTKAILKLLPLPKKSISLLIPYNDIDTAIEMVPKIIKSKAVPTAIEFMQREVILCAEEYLGKKFPDTSSDAYLLLTFDGNSTEQVEKDYETVADLCLKEGALDIFIVDTDERKESVWSARGAFLEAIKASTTEMDECDVVVPRNKVATFIKYTHELEKEFNMRIPSFGHAGDGNLHVYICRDDLNDKDWKDNLSKLFECMYKKSQELNGLVSGEHGIGYAKKEYMFEQYGDSYMNIMRGIKKAFDEKNILNPDKVCR
- a CDS encoding electron transfer flavoprotein subunit beta/FixA family protein — translated: MEILVCIKQVPGTSKVEVDPITGVLKRDGIDSKMNPYDLFALETAFRIRQQKGGEVNVITMGPPQAKEIIKEAFMMGADEGTLLSDRKFAGADVLATAYTISQGVKMTGNPDLIICGKQTTDGDTAQVGPEMAEYLKIPHVANVRRIVEVKEKSITVEMDMPETVEIQEIKYPCLITVEKDIFTSRLPSYKMKLSTKEKEIKVFGLKDFEDIEENHYGLNGSATQVERIFPPEVNTDKEMWEGNGEELTDKLLEKLKELKFV
- a CDS encoding Ig-like domain-containing protein, which codes for MKHRRSIALMIASVFTFALTPINFGNENVQATEIYTKYDKSSTKVGNKYDIKEKVLKVKQFEDCTVVLTKMALYFIKDGKANKYDFSKNEILCSTNIQRDDRYVYVSPYKKNGQYEILTIDTKNLSSKITNVSKYVDINNNDKLQEFLIDNNKNIWLSIYESDKKQYKLLKISDKGKQATKEKYVIKEGEKDSYNNAIINVKVDNGETVYFKVTQIDKSGNNQYILKSISKNGEEKNIRIKNDIRDYVIDENGCIWTISKEKVEYLSPSGARLKLFNGKDIKDITIDSKYNIWILDNDKIKEVYNDKIKDVYNVAKDSKEFSVYSKDNIVIKNTRGFTIKINGQDEEVSVDSYVGNSAVVLKDKDSQIRILSDEYDEKLDYKMDDDVVLDVTLKDDKFILNNKIRTNFSTYCNSMVYNGEVYLLKYNTLYKVKNHSMEEYIKFNKEEYNEFASNISVDKNDNIYIVGIKNIYIIDKDKNIDKIPLSKIYPDEVADENILLKDKNKDVYVITRTRKGIKFNKLDGKNFRTINYRFQDGKEPINIFLNEKDEFEFVYKDNKNEYKVYKLDENLLPQEDDRFSNEGLGLMKTYNEIRGLKKTDDGKLILWIGKNMIYTKKRVEEKFIGLYDIGSNDSINSMLKGKDGRVYIGTSNSGIICYGQKIDKNPANYTEIVPKQGNKVDKDKEWTIRFNKKLDKNSVNEDNIIVVKEDGEIEPVKLTLNEDGTSIKITSEKKYEEQQNYYIFITKNIKSESGKKLKKDIYGKFIVIKSNKIEDVAKFEIIEPANIDTKNKEVMKTVINKWKDKTEDEARLKNNILKVGKVSVKEVKIADDTAYILFNAEILNKVNDKIEKREKNIGLNCKKVDKSWNIIK
- the gltX gene encoding glutamate--tRNA ligase, giving the protein MSANEVRTRFAPSPTGYMHVGNLRTALYTYLIAKHDNGKFILRIEDTDQGRYVEGAVDVIYKTLKMTGLKHDEGPDIGGPVGPYIQSERRGTYLDYAKELIEKGEAYHCFCDKERLDSLKETSGTFKYDGHCRNLSKEKVEENLASGIPYVIRQKNPLNGETTFEDEIYGTITVDNSELEDMILIKSDGLPTYNFANVIDDYLMGITHVVRGNEYLSSAPKYNRLYNAFGWDIPTYIHCPPIMKDAHNKLSKRNGDASFEDLLAKGYLKDAVVNFIALLGWNPGTNQEIFTLEELVEQFDYRNIHKAPSIFDTVKLKWMNGEYIKKLSLEEFHEYALPYYKEVFTEEEMKKYNLLKLSEQVQTRIEVFTEIPELVGFVKELPDYDISIYAHKKMKTNSENSLVTLEKALPALENLQDWTFDSLNDVIYALVKELEVKNGVVFWPVRTALSGEASSPGGAFELAEILGKEESLRRIRIGIEKLQQANA
- a CDS encoding electron transfer flavoprotein subunit alpha/FixB family protein; the encoded protein is MGKLVIHEDRLNKEVIEELIKVCPFGAMEEKNGKLEISAACKMCKLCVRKGPKDVVEYVEEETQHIDKDLWKGITVYVDHVEGEIHPVTYELIGKGKELAGKINHPVYALFIGHNIKDKAEELLHYGADKVFVYDYEELKEFRIEPYAAAFEDFIQKVKPSSILVGATTVGRSLAPRVAARFKTGLTADCTILDMKENTDLVQIRPAFGGNIMAQIITSNNRPQFATVRYKIFSPLERSEEYKGEIVNCEMDSNKFESGIKVLSITKKEKEISISDAEVIIAAGRGIKSEKDMKLIEELANKLGGQIAGTRPLVEAGWIDAKQQIGLSGRTVKPKLIITVGIQGSVQFVAGMNNSDTIIAINKDPNASIFNVAHYGIVGDLYEIIPNLIQQLDREEAITEVASSL